The genomic segment TTCAGCAGTGCGTTAAAGCTGTGGCGGGAGAGCATATGGACTTCATCGATCAGGTAAACTTTGAAGCGGCCACGCGCCGGGGCGTACTGAACGTTATCCAGCAATTCACGAGTGTCTTCAACTTTCGTGCGAGAAGCGGCATCAATCTCTAACAGATCGACAAAGCGCCCTTCTTCGATTTCGCGGCAGTTACCACATTTGCCACAGGGCGTGGCGGTAATACCACTTTCGCAATTCAGACCTTTGGCCAACAGACGAGCTATCGAGGTTTTACCTACGCCACGGGTGCCAGAAAAAAGATAAGCATGATGGATTCGTCCTAAGGACAAACCATTAGAGATGGCGGTCAGAACATGTTCCTGACCGACAACATCTGCAAAACTTTGTGGACGCCACTTACGGGCCAGAACTTGATAGCTCATTGGTACCAGAAAAGTCGATTAAAATAGGTGAAACATCTTATCACAGCCGATGATTCGCGACGACGTTTGTTCTGGATTAATGACCGTCAAACGAGACAAGGCTATAACTTTCAACGTTCTGAGCGGCTAAACGTGCGCGGCCACCCAGCTCAGGTAATTCAATAACGAAAGCCGCATCGCTCACTTCGCCACCTAAACGACGGATAAGTTTTACCGTAGCGCTAATGGTGCCGCCGGTTGCCAGCAAATCGTCAATCATCAGGACTTTATCATTTGGCTGAATGCTGCTGGTATGAATTTCCAGCACGTCAGTGCCGTATTCTAACTCATAGGTTTCCTGCAGCGTTTCGCGAGGCAGTTTGCCCTTTTTACGTACCGGGACGAAACCAACACCTAACGCTAAAGCGACCGGAGCACCAAACAGAAAACCGCGGGCTTCGGTACCGACAATTTTAGTAATACCTTTATCTTTATAATGATCAACCATCATCTGAATGGTTGCGGCAAAAGCAGCCGGGTTTTCCAGTAACGTGGTGATGTCACGGAAAAGGATTCCTGCTTTTGGATAGTCAGGGATAGTCATAATGCTATCTTTGATCAGCGTTAGCTGCTGTTCTGTCGTCGTCATAAATATGTACCCGGTTAACTAACGGTTCTATTCCATAACGCCGGTGTCGGGGTCTATTTTTCCATCAATAAACGCGGGGGACAGCGGCGAAAAACGCTCAAATCTATGCAAAGCACGCAGGAAATGCAACTGGTAGTTGTCACAATAAAGGAATTAATCACTTTTTTGCTGTAATGGATCAATAACCGGCAACCTCAGCATAAATATTAGCAACACCAGTAAAATCGCCAGCAATAGCACTCGAACCCACAGTAATGAGACCAGCCATAATGACACAGCAAAAGTAATAACGATCATCAAAATCGCTTTACTCTTCGCCCCTGGTGGTAACCCGCGATACGTTTGCCAGTGGCGCAAATAAGGGCCAAACCATGAACGATACAATAACCAGTCATGAAAACGTGGGGACGAGCGGGCAAAACACCAGGCCGCCAACAGTAAAAACGGGGTGGTTGGCAAGACAGGTAAAATAACGCCAAGACAGGCTAACCCCATCGCCAGCCAGCCAAGGCAGAGAAGAAACCATCGATACATAATTCCACCCGTTATGAAAACCCTGAGGCTAGTCTAATCAAAAATAACCTTCACCCCAACGTAATGATAGTCATTCTCGCACATTCGGTGCAATTTCAACCAAGTTCTATATCCAATTTTTATTCAAACGCCCACTGATATAAGATGTCCGCACGTTTTTCGGCAAAGGCTATCGTCGGACCATTATTGCCACCTTACACCAATCAGGGATGCCTATGAACACCGGCGCTTTATTACAGGCTTTACAGCATCAGGTACAGCAACTGGCACAGGCCATTGCTGATGCCCCAGCCTCCGGCGTGATGCCTCCCCGCTTTGACCATCAATTATTTAACCAGCGTGACTCTCGCCTGAGTCACTATTTGACTGAAGTAGAAAAAAATCTGCAGCAGCTAAAACAAGAAGTGGATAAAAACCGTCTCGAGCAGGTGGCTTTTCTGGCTGAGCGAATCGTGGCACAGATCACCGCATTACAGCGTGAATTGGCAACCCTTAACCTACGCAAAAGTAATACCACAGCGGTAAAGACCAACAGCGATATTTACCAAACTCTGGCCCAGCATCAGGACTATGAACGACGCCTGCAAGAGATGCTGAGAGATAAAGAAAGCCAGCTTATTCTACAAACGACCCTAACGGCTCAACAGCAAATTCAAAAAGAGCTGGCGGCCCTGGAAGGCCGTCTGATGCGCTGTCGACAAGCCCTTAAACGAATTGAAAAGCAGATTGAACGCCGCGAATCAGGTTTGTAACTTCAGCCTCAAGTGATAGTTACATTTTGTTACATTCTTATGCATTAAACACACAACTCAAAAATTAATTCACCAATAATGACGGAACACCACCAATTACAGGAGTTATGTGATGAATATAAAGTATCTGTTTTCTGCCCTGGCCCTTTTATCTGGTTCAACCTTCGCTACATCAATCGCCGTAACCCCGGCACCTTATGTCATAACCAAAAGCGAGCTGTCTTCGCCAATTATTTTGGAAGGATCGCAAGAGCATAACTATCTGAAAGTTTCTCTGACGGGTACTAAACAAGACACCGATAAACGTACTCCCATCAATCTGGCATTAGTCATTGACCGTTCGACCTCGATGTCCGGTGACCGTATCGAAAAGGCGCGTGAAGCCGCGATACTGGCAATCAATATGCTGAAAGACGATGATATCATCTCGATTATTGCTTACGACAATGATGCCCATGTGGTTATCCCTGCGACCAAAGCCAATAACAAACAAAAGCTGATTAAAACCATCAATGACAAAATCACTCCGCAAGGTTGGACAGCACTGTTTGCCGGCGTCAGCAAAGGCATTAAAGAAGTTAATAAATTCCATAAAAAAGATCAGGTAAACCGCATTATTCTGCTGTCTGACGGTCAGGCTAACGTAGGGCCAAGCAGCACCAAAGAGCTGGCTGACTTAGGTATTGTGGCTGCAAAACAAAGCATCGCCGTTACCACCATTGGTTTAGGGGCCAGTTACAACGAAGACCTGATGACCGCGCTGGCCAGCTATAGCGATGGCAATCATGCTTTCGTTGAGAAATCAGCCGATCTGGAAGCAGCATTTGTGCGTGAATTTAAAGATGTCATGTCGGTTGTTGCTCAGGAAGTGACTGTCACCATCCGTCTGCAAGACGGCGTTAAACCAGTGCGTCTGTTGGGCCGTGAAGGCGATATTAAAGGCAATAACGTTACGGTAAAAATGAACCAGCTGTACTCTAATCAGGAAAAGTATGTCCTGTTAGAAGTTATTCCGCCTAAAGGCAAAGAGAATGAGAAAAAGCCATTAGCCGATGTAGTTATCAGCTACGACAACTTACAAACCAGCAAAAAAGATAATCTGGAAAACCGTATCGATATTGCTTACAGCAAATCAGAACAGGCAGTGAAACAGGCAGTACAGGAAGAGATCGTCGTTGATTCAGCAATTCAAAAAGCCAACCTTGAAAATGAGAAAGCGATTAAATTACTGGATGAAGGCAAAAAAGATGAAGCCAACCGAATTATTCAACAAAACGCCTCTACTTTAAATGCATTATCCGATTCTGTCAGCAGCCCGTCAGCCAAAGCTAAAGCTAGCGGCGGCGCGGTTGAGAATAAAAAGTTATACGAAGATTTAGATAGCAAGTCTGAAGCGGTTTCCCGTAAAAGCATGAAAGAAAGCACCTATAAGACACAAAAGCAGCAATCTAAAAACTAAGTAACATTTTTTTCACCGGAGATTAGGTAATCTAATCTCCGGTTCATTAATTACATGATTGGGTATGGAATGAAATCTAAAAAGTTTCTTTATCTGTTTATGGTCGTCACTGTCCTGATTATCGGACTGATTGGCTATTTTGGATACCGTACCCTGTCACAAGAAAGCACCCTAAATGAATACCAAACTCAGCAACTGGCCAAAACCCGCGTGGCGCAAACTCAGGATTTCATTTTGCAGCAGTTGGGACAAAAACAAATTCGCTTCAGCGCCATTCTGGCCTACCTGAAACTGGATCCCCTGTCGCTGAATACGCTGATTGCTCAGGACAGTGATATCGAAGCCCTGTTTGTACTGGAACAGAACAAGCTGGTATTTCCCGATGCTTATAATCCACTGAATCAAAAAGAATCCCGTTTTATCGAGCTAATCACACCCATTATTCAGGATCCGGCCATTCTTATCGCTAAACAGCATCAGTCTGACGATAAACAACCTGATTTTGGCTGGTATGTGATGCAAGAGCAGCAACAGCTGGTACTGATTTACTGGCATAAACTCAACAATCAAATCATTGGCTTTAAGCTGTCCTATGTGAAATTGCTGTCAGATATCATTTCCAGCATCGATTTTAACTATGAGCCGGACAGTCTGGTGATCTCAGATAATGGTCAAGTACTGTATCAGTCACTGACCCGCGCCTATGATAAAACCAAACAGCCAACCTATAATCAGGCTCTGCCCTTCCCGCTGCATGCCTGGAAAATTGATTACTACGCCAGTAACAACAGCAACTACTCACTCTATTATTTCACCCTTGGTCTGTTGGCTATCGCTATCCTGGCCGTGGGAATTATTGCACTATCGTTGTATCGTGAATTTAACCGGGCTACCCGTCTGGCCAGCCAACAAGTCAGTTTTGTCAGTCAGGTATCCCACGAGCTTAAGACCCCACTCACCAATATCACGCTATATGCAGAAATGCTGAAAGAGATGGAGCAGGAAGAGGATAGCCAGAATACTCACTATCTGGAGGTGATCATCAGTGAAAGCCGCCGCCTGTCTCGCCTGATTCAAAATGTGCTGACGTTTACCAAATCACCTAAAATCAATCTGCAGCCGGTGGATATCAACCAGTTACTGGTGCAGATTCACACTATTTTTACGCCGGTCTTTGAAGCGAAAGGCATTCATTTGGCACTGACAGTTGAGGGCCATCTGAATACCCACAGCGATATCGATCGAATAACTCAAATCATCAGCAACTTGCTTAGCAATGCGGAAAAGTACGCTGCCGAAGGCAAGAAAGTCCAACTCAGTGCCTGTCAGGATGATAAGAACATTTATATCCGCGTGCGGGATTATGGCAAAGGTCTGTCAGACAAAGAGCTAAAACATATCTTCCAGCCATTCTATCGAGTGAAATCAGAGATTACCGAAGGGGTTACCGGAACCGGTATTGGCCTGACGATAGCGCTTCAGTTAGCTCAGAGTCTGTCCGGCACCCTGATGGCAGAAAACTGCGATAGCGGGCTGGAATTTACCTTATGTATCCCGCGCAGCTGAAAAGGTACGGACAACATGATACGGATAAATAACCATGAAAATTTTAATTGCTGAAGACGATGTTCATATTCGCAATGGATTGAGCGATATGCTCTCCCGCGAAGGTTACACCATGATTACTGCTGAAAACGGTAAAGTCGCCTTAGTGAAATATCAGCAAGAACAACCTGACTTCATTATTCTGGATATTATGATGCCAGAATTAGATGGCTACTCGGTGTGCAAAGAAATCAGAAAGCATGATGAACATACGCCTATTGTTTTTCTTTCCGCCAAAGGAGAGGAGATCGACAAAGTGTTGGGCCTTGAGTTGGGTGCCGATGACTATATCAATAAGCCTTTTGGTATTCATGAAGTACGCGCCAGAATTAAAACCATCGCCCGCCGCTGTTTGAAAGCCAAACAAAATTCGCCGGACCAAACGTTTCAATTTGGCGATCTGCTGGTATCTCCGGCGGAACTCTGTGCCAAACGCGAACAGCAGATTATTGAATTATCCTTGCGCGAAATTAAAATTCTGATGTGCCTGTGGCAGCATAAAAATCAGGTTGTTACTCGCGATATGCTGTTTGATTGTGCCTGGGGATATGATCATCTGCCTAACAGCCGCACGCTGGACCAGCACGTTTCCAAACTGCGTAAACTTATTGAGCTGGATCCGGTTACGCCAATCCTGATTAGAACCATACACGGTGCCGGTTATCGTTATCAGGAATAACTGACCGTAGAAAAAGTCGCTACAATAGCAACACCGTTCACTCTTACCCGAGGCGTTTACCGATGTCGCTGGAACAAGCTCCTGAAGAGGTCAAACTGGCTGTCGATTTAATTTATCTATTGGAAAGCAACCAAATTGATGCCAAAACCGTACTGGCAGCACTGAAAATTGTCGAACAGGATTTTTTACGTAAGGCAGAACAACAGCAGCAACATGATTAAAACTGCCCCTACTTACCTATTCTGCTGATGAGCAGTAAATACGCCTGCGCTAAACAGGGTATAAGTTAACATGGTTAACAGAGGCAACCATTGGGGCTCTTTCAGGTGAGGAGCTATCCAATGAAAAGAAAAACAGGCCAGAAAAGCAAAATCATAAGGTGAATAGCCAAGAATAGGCTCTCCACCAGCCGATAGCACCAGTGTGCAAACTACCTGAGCATAGAGAATAAAAAGTAGAAAAAGAATATAACGCCATAACCGCTGCCTTGGTAAGGGCATATAGCGCCCATAGGCATGTCCCATTGCCAATAATCCCAGACAAAAAACTGCCAGACAAAACCAGCGCGTTATTTGAAGCAATCCTACCCGACTAATGGTGAATCCTTCACTCAGTACCAAATCACGGCTGAACCAGGCGCTGGAATCCACTAGCAACAGACAGAAATAAGCCAGTACCTGACTTAACAGCGGTAAAATCCCCACTAACACCAATAGTAATAAAATGAATGCCACTGGTGATGAACGGAAAACAGAGCGGGAATGGGTCATTGATTAAACCCATTCTGATAAATGGCCTCACTCATCAGAATGTCAGCACTTTGTCTGCCGCCAGTGTCCACTGAGCCAGCTCGACTAACGTACCAATCTCTACTCCCTCAATCAGTGGTAATTGACTGATACCACGACCATCGGTGCAGGTTTTACATAACTTCACTTCAACGTTTTGGGCCGTCAGGATCTCCAGCATTTGCTGAAGATTATATCCTTCATGAGGTTTCTGACCGCGAATTCCGGCACTTACCGCATCCGACATCAGGAATAGTTTTAATTCACAATCCGGTGACTGCTCACGAATCGCGATGGACAGGCGTAAAGCATTAAATAGTAGTTCACTGCCATAAGGCGCGCCGTTAGCGACAACCAGTATACGTTGCATCTGTTATTTCCTGTGATGGGATATTCTCACCCTGAGGCTAAAAACACGCTTTCTTTAATGAAGGACTATGTTTCATTAAATCAATAAAAGCATCAACTAACCGCGGGGCTTCCTGTTCTAATGAATAAGATTCTGGCATAAAAAGCCAGTTCTCTATCAGACCACAAATATATGCCCGCAAAGTGATAGCCGCAAGGCCGATATCCAGTTGTTCGTCCAATTGTTTATATTGAACGCACAATCGCAGATCTTTCTCAATTCTTTCATAATTTTCAAGATATAAAGATTGATGAATTTGTTGTAATGAGAGCAATTCTCCGACAAACTCACACTTATGAAATAATATACCCAGTAAAGTTCTTCGACGAGGATCCGTCACTGTCGCCTGGAGAACAAAAATAAGCGTATGGCGTAATGCTAAAAGCGGTTCTAAGGGAAATTCATTTCTGTATCGCAGCACTACGTCATCAATGCTAGACTCTATTTGAGTCCACATTGCATTGAAAATATCGACCTTATTTTTGAAATGCCAGTAAATAGCGCCTCGCGTCACTCCTGCCGCCAGGGCTATATCATTCAGCGATGTACTGGATACTCCCCGCCGGGAAAATTCCTGCATGGCGGCATCAAGAATATGCTGACGGGTTTCCAGGGATTGTTGCTTAGTTTTGCGGCCCATAATTTTTATGCTTTATGTGCGGTGTGTTGTGTAATTACTTACATACATACATGAATGTTTGTATTATAGCACACTAATTTTTTGAGAATAACCGTGTGGTTACCTGAGTTTAACTATAACGGTAACTGATATTGAAATATTGAGTTGAGGTTGATCTATGAGTAGAAACAGAGGGGTGATGCCTCTGGCAGCGGTGCTAATGCTTTCAAGCGGTTTAGTACTCGTAGGATGCGATAATAAATCCGACGCGGGCGCCCAACACGCAGCTCCAGAAGTTGAATTTGTAACGGTAAAAACACAACCAATCAATATCACTACTGAGCTTCCTGGACGAACATCTGCTTTCCGTATTGCAGAAGTGCGTCCTCAGGTAAGCGGAATTATACTTAAACGCCAGTTTACTGAAGGCAGCATGATCAAAGAGAGCGATTCTCTTTATCAAATCGATCCTGCAACCTATCAGGCGACTTATAACAGTGCCGTTGCCGATCTGGCTAAAGCAGAAGCTAACGCTACCCTGACGCGTTTAACGGTGAAACGTTATCAACCACTACTGAAAAATAACTTTGTTAGTCGTCAGGACTACGATACTGCCGTGGCTAATGCACGTCAGGGCGAAGCTAGCGTACAGGCAGCAAAAGCGGCTGTGGAAACTGCCCGTATCAATCTAGAATACACCAAGGTGATGTCCCCTATCAGCGGTTTGATTGGCAAATCCAGCGTTACCGAAGGTGCACTGGTGAATGCGAATCAGGCAAATGCTCTGGCAACCGTACAACAGCTTGATCCTATCTATGTAGATGTCACTCAATCCAGTAATGATTTCTTGCGTATGAAGCAAGAGCTGGCTGATGGCTCACTGAAAAAGGAAAGCAAAGCAGCGGTAAGTCTGATTTTTGATAACGGTAGCGTCTATAAGGAACAAGGCACTCTGGAGTTTGAAGACGTCACCGTTGATGAAACCACGGGCTCTATTACTATGCGTGCTGTTTTCCCGAATCCAAACAATCAGCTACTGCCAGGCATGTTCGTTCGTGCCCGCGTTGACGAAGGGGTAAAACCTAATGCGATGCTGGTTCCTCAGCAGGGAATCACCCGTAACCAACGTGGTGAAGCCACAACGCTGGTTATCGATAAAGAAGGTAAAGTTGAATCACGCATTATTACTACCGGTCAGGCTATTGGTGCTGATTGGCTGGTAACCCAAGGCCTTGAGCCGGGCGATCGCGTGATTGTAACGGGCCTACAGAAGATCAGACCGGGCGCATCTGTCAATGCTAAAGAGTATGCAGAAAAATCGAAAGATGACGCATCAAACGCACCAGCAGCGAAATCATAAACGAGATTGAGTGTAGCAGATGGCTAAATTTTTTATTGATCGCCCTATATTTGCCTGGGTAATCGCCATAATCATTATGTTGGCGGGGGCTCTGGCATTAGTCCAACTACCGGTATCGCAATACCCTACGATTGCACCACCGGCTGTTTCTATATCTGCATCCTATCCGGGTGCTGATGCGCAAACAGTACAGGACTCTGTCACACAGGTTATCGAACAGAATATGAACGGTATCGATAACCTGATGTATATGTCCTCCACCAGTGATTCGGCCGGTAACGCCTCTATCACCCTAACGTTTGACTCAAAAGCGGATCCAGATATCGCTCAGGTACAGGTTCAGAATAAACTGCAACTGGCGACACCTCTGTTACCGCAAGAAGTACAGCAAATGGGGATCAGCGTTAAAAAGGCCACCAGTAGCTTCTTAATGGTTGCCGGTTTTATCTCTGAAGATGGCTCCATGAGTCAGGAAGATATCGCTGACTATGTGGGTTCAAACGTTAAAGATCCTCTCAGCCGTACCAACGGCGTTGGGGATATACAGCTGTTTGGTTCACAATACGCAATGCGCGTTTGGTTAGATCCTAATAAGCTGAATAACTATTCGTTAACGCCACTTGACGTTAATAACGCCATTAAAGTTCAGAATAACCAGATTGCAGCAGGTCAGTTAGGTGGTACACCACCGGTAAAAGGCCAGCAGTTAAACTCATCGATTATCGTGCAGACTCGTTTACAAACTCCGGAGCAATTCGGTCAGATTCTGTTAAAGATTAATACCGATGGTTCACAGGTTCGTCTGAAAGATGTGGCAACGATTGAGTTAGGTGGTGAAAGCTATAACGTAGTTGCTCGTTTCGATGGCAAACCAGCATCTGGTCTGGGTATTAAGCTGGCTACCGGCGCTAACGCACTGGATACCGCCGCTGCGGTTAAAGCCGAATTAACCGCGCTGGAAAGATATTTCCCCGCAGGCCTGAAGATCGTTTATCCGTACGATACGACACCATTCGTTAAGATTTCGATTAACGAAGTAATCAAAACGCTGGTAGAAGCAATTCTGCTGGTATTTATCGTCATGTACCTGTTCCTGCAGAACCTGCGCGCGACCCTAATCCCTACCATGGCAGTACCGGTGGTGTTATTAGGAACCTTTGCGGTGTTATCCGCGTTTGGCTACTCAATAAACACCCTGACGATGTTCGCCATGGTGCTCGCCATCGGCCTGTTGGTTGATGACGCCATCGTGGTAGTAGAAAACGTTGAACGGATCATGGTGGAAGAAGGTCTGCCGCCAAAAGAAGCCACGCGGAAATCCATGGGGCAAATTCAGGGTGCGTTAGTCGGTATTGCCCTGGTACTGTCGGCAGTATTCGTACCAATGGCCTTCTTCGGCGGTTCTACCGGTGCGATTTATCGTCAATTCTCCATTACGATCGTTTCGGCGATGGTGCTGTCGGTATTGGTAGCGATGATTCTGACTCCCGCGTTGTGTGCCACCATTCTGAAGCCGGTAGCAAAAGGTAGCCATGGCGCTACCACCGGGTTCTTCGGTTGGTTCAACAACATGTTTGAGAAGAATACTCATCACTATACCAATAGCGTTGCTAACATTTTGGGTAGTACCGGTCGCTATATTCTGATCTATCTGGTTCTGGTTGTTGGCATGGCATTGCTGTTTATTCGCCTCCCCTCTTCCTTCCTACCAGAAGAAGATCAGGGTGTATTCCTGGCAGCAGTTCAATTGCCTCAGGGCGCTACTCAGGAAAGAACCCAAAAAATTCTGGACGAAGTTAGCGACTACTTTATTACCAAAGAAAAAGACAACGTTGTTTCGGTGTTTACCGTTGGCGGCTTCGGCTTTAGCGGACAAGGCCAAAATACGGGTCTGGCATTTATTAAACTGAAAGAATGGGATGAACGTCCGGGGGCAGATAATAAAGTGTCAGCCATCGTCGGTCGGGCATCTAAAGCATTCTCTCAGATTAAAGACGGTATGGTGTTTGCCTTTAACCTTCCGGCCATCGTTGAATTAGGTACCGCTTCTGGCTTTGACTTCCAGTTGATTGACCAGGCTGGTTTAGGCCATGAAAAATTAACTGAAGCACGTAATCAGCTATTAGGCATGATTGCTAAACATCCGGATATGTTGGTTGGGGTTCGTCCAAACGGTCTGGAAGATACGCCTCAGTTTAAACTGACTATCGATCAGGAAAAAGC from the Limnobaculum zhutongyuii genome contains:
- the apt gene encoding adenine phosphoribosyltransferase — translated: MTTTEQQLTLIKDSIMTIPDYPKAGILFRDITTLLENPAAFAATIQMMVDHYKDKGITKIVGTEARGFLFGAPVALALGVGFVPVRKKGKLPRETLQETYELEYGTDVLEIHTSSIQPNDKVLMIDDLLATGGTISATVKLIRRLGGEVSDAAFVIELPELGGRARLAAQNVESYSLVSFDGH
- a CDS encoding DUF454 family protein is translated as MYRWFLLCLGWLAMGLACLGVILPVLPTTPFLLLAAWCFARSSPRFHDWLLYRSWFGPYLRHWQTYRGLPPGAKSKAILMIVITFAVSLWLVSLLWVRVLLLAILLVLLIFMLRLPVIDPLQQKSD
- the priC gene encoding primosomal replication protein PriC yields the protein MNTGALLQALQHQVQQLAQAIADAPASGVMPPRFDHQLFNQRDSRLSHYLTEVEKNLQQLKQEVDKNRLEQVAFLAERIVAQITALQRELATLNLRKSNTTAVKTNSDIYQTLAQHQDYERRLQEMLRDKESQLILQTTLTAQQQIQKELAALEGRLMRCRQALKRIEKQIERRESGL
- a CDS encoding vWA domain-containing protein is translated as MNIKYLFSALALLSGSTFATSIAVTPAPYVITKSELSSPIILEGSQEHNYLKVSLTGTKQDTDKRTPINLALVIDRSTSMSGDRIEKAREAAILAINMLKDDDIISIIAYDNDAHVVIPATKANNKQKLIKTINDKITPQGWTALFAGVSKGIKEVNKFHKKDQVNRIILLSDGQANVGPSSTKELADLGIVAAKQSIAVTTIGLGASYNEDLMTALASYSDGNHAFVEKSADLEAAFVREFKDVMSVVAQEVTVTIRLQDGVKPVRLLGREGDIKGNNVTVKMNQLYSNQEKYVLLEVIPPKGKENEKKPLADVVISYDNLQTSKKDNLENRIDIAYSKSEQAVKQAVQEEIVVDSAIQKANLENEKAIKLLDEGKKDEANRIIQQNASTLNALSDSVSSPSAKAKASGGAVENKKLYEDLDSKSEAVSRKSMKESTYKTQKQQSKN
- a CDS encoding sensor histidine kinase, whose product is MKSKKFLYLFMVVTVLIIGLIGYFGYRTLSQESTLNEYQTQQLAKTRVAQTQDFILQQLGQKQIRFSAILAYLKLDPLSLNTLIAQDSDIEALFVLEQNKLVFPDAYNPLNQKESRFIELITPIIQDPAILIAKQHQSDDKQPDFGWYVMQEQQQLVLIYWHKLNNQIIGFKLSYVKLLSDIISSIDFNYEPDSLVISDNGQVLYQSLTRAYDKTKQPTYNQALPFPLHAWKIDYYASNNSNYSLYYFTLGLLAIAILAVGIIALSLYREFNRATRLASQQVSFVSQVSHELKTPLTNITLYAEMLKEMEQEEDSQNTHYLEVIISESRRLSRLIQNVLTFTKSPKINLQPVDINQLLVQIHTIFTPVFEAKGIHLALTVEGHLNTHSDIDRITQIISNLLSNAEKYAAEGKKVQLSACQDDKNIYIRVRDYGKGLSDKELKHIFQPFYRVKSEITEGVTGTGIGLTIALQLAQSLSGTLMAENCDSGLEFTLCIPRS
- a CDS encoding response regulator transcription factor codes for the protein MKILIAEDDVHIRNGLSDMLSREGYTMITAENGKVALVKYQQEQPDFIILDIMMPELDGYSVCKEIRKHDEHTPIVFLSAKGEEIDKVLGLELGADDYINKPFGIHEVRARIKTIARRCLKAKQNSPDQTFQFGDLLVSPAELCAKREQQIIELSLREIKILMCLWQHKNQVVTRDMLFDCAWGYDHLPNSRTLDQHVSKLRKLIELDPVTPILIRTIHGAGYRYQE
- the rsmS gene encoding pleiotropic regulatory protein RsmS; translation: MSLEQAPEEVKLAVDLIYLLESNQIDAKTVLAALKIVEQDFLRKAEQQQQHD
- a CDS encoding DsrE/DsrF/TusD sulfur relay family protein → MQRILVVANGAPYGSELLFNALRLSIAIREQSPDCELKLFLMSDAVSAGIRGQKPHEGYNLQQMLEILTAQNVEVKLCKTCTDGRGISQLPLIEGVEIGTLVELAQWTLAADKVLTF
- the acrR gene encoding multidrug efflux transporter transcriptional repressor AcrR, yielding MGRKTKQQSLETRQHILDAAMQEFSRRGVSSTSLNDIALAAGVTRGAIYWHFKNKVDIFNAMWTQIESSIDDVVLRYRNEFPLEPLLALRHTLIFVLQATVTDPRRRTLLGILFHKCEFVGELLSLQQIHQSLYLENYERIEKDLRLCVQYKQLDEQLDIGLAAITLRAYICGLIENWLFMPESYSLEQEAPRLVDAFIDLMKHSPSLKKACF
- a CDS encoding efflux RND transporter periplasmic adaptor subunit — its product is MSRNRGVMPLAAVLMLSSGLVLVGCDNKSDAGAQHAAPEVEFVTVKTQPINITTELPGRTSAFRIAEVRPQVSGIILKRQFTEGSMIKESDSLYQIDPATYQATYNSAVADLAKAEANATLTRLTVKRYQPLLKNNFVSRQDYDTAVANARQGEASVQAAKAAVETARINLEYTKVMSPISGLIGKSSVTEGALVNANQANALATVQQLDPIYVDVTQSSNDFLRMKQELADGSLKKESKAAVSLIFDNGSVYKEQGTLEFEDVTVDETTGSITMRAVFPNPNNQLLPGMFVRARVDEGVKPNAMLVPQQGITRNQRGEATTLVIDKEGKVESRIITTGQAIGADWLVTQGLEPGDRVIVTGLQKIRPGASVNAKEYAEKSKDDASNAPAAKS
- a CDS encoding efflux RND transporter permease subunit, with amino-acid sequence MAKFFIDRPIFAWVIAIIIMLAGALALVQLPVSQYPTIAPPAVSISASYPGADAQTVQDSVTQVIEQNMNGIDNLMYMSSTSDSAGNASITLTFDSKADPDIAQVQVQNKLQLATPLLPQEVQQMGISVKKATSSFLMVAGFISEDGSMSQEDIADYVGSNVKDPLSRTNGVGDIQLFGSQYAMRVWLDPNKLNNYSLTPLDVNNAIKVQNNQIAAGQLGGTPPVKGQQLNSSIIVQTRLQTPEQFGQILLKINTDGSQVRLKDVATIELGGESYNVVARFDGKPASGLGIKLATGANALDTAAAVKAELTALERYFPAGLKIVYPYDTTPFVKISINEVIKTLVEAILLVFIVMYLFLQNLRATLIPTMAVPVVLLGTFAVLSAFGYSINTLTMFAMVLAIGLLVDDAIVVVENVERIMVEEGLPPKEATRKSMGQIQGALVGIALVLSAVFVPMAFFGGSTGAIYRQFSITIVSAMVLSVLVAMILTPALCATILKPVAKGSHGATTGFFGWFNNMFEKNTHHYTNSVANILGSTGRYILIYLVLVVGMALLFIRLPSSFLPEEDQGVFLAAVQLPQGATQERTQKILDEVSDYFITKEKDNVVSVFTVGGFGFSGQGQNTGLAFIKLKEWDERPGADNKVSAIVGRASKAFSQIKDGMVFAFNLPAIVELGTASGFDFQLIDQAGLGHEKLTEARNQLLGMIAKHPDMLVGVRPNGLEDTPQFKLTIDQEKAQALGVSISDINQTLSTALGGSYVNDFIDRGRVKKVYVQADAPFRMVPKDIDNWFVRGTNGQMVPLSAFSSAHWQYGSPRLERYNGLPSMEILGEAAPGKSSGDAMKLMEDLASQLPIGIGYDWTGMSYQERLSGNQAPSLYAISLIVVFLCLAALYESWSIPFSVMLVVPLGVIGALVATTVRGMENDVYFIVSLLTTVGLSAKNAILIVEFAKDLMDKEGKGLIEATLDAVRMRLRPILMTSLAFMLGVLPLAISTGAGSGSQNAVGTGVLGGMVSATILAIFFVPVFFVVVRRRFSKRGEDIEHSHAVEHKS